The Zingiber officinale cultivar Zhangliang chromosome 9A, Zo_v1.1, whole genome shotgun sequence genome window below encodes:
- the LOC122020943 gene encoding uncharacterized protein LOC122020943: MSGLSLAVGRRPNQEATAGLADVRPAPAIKRQGQAVVGGVMGSLRVIELQLVAFIMVFSASGLVPFVDLVFPAFTTLYILALSRFAFPSAGSCGGRELFEGSRAFRAYVVAGTTVGLFLPLAYVLGGFARGDDHAVRSATPHLFLLSCQILTENVIAGMGIFSPPVRAIVPLLYTVRRVFVIIDWIYDVWINKPLPTYASVNDVAWTWFGRSLATANLLYFSINLFAFMIPRFLPRAFEKYLKEREEIYAKTAEDKRARAAMDQRGGGKSVDGKKMD, translated from the coding sequence ATGTCCGGGCTTTCTCTGGCCGTCGGGCGGCGTCCCAACCAGGAAGCCACCGCGGGGCTCGCTGACGTGCGGCCGGCGCCGGCGATCAAGCGCCAGGGACAGGCTGTGGTCGGCGGCGTGATGGGTTCCCTCCGCGTGATCGAGCTCCAGCTCGTGGCCTTCATCATGGTCTTCTCCGCCAGCGGCCTCGTGCCCTTCGTCGACCTCGTCTTCCCGGCCTTCACCACGCTCTACATCCTCGCCCTGTCCCGCTTCGCCTTCCCCTCCGCCGGCTCCTGCGGCGGGAGGGAGCTCTTCGAGGGTAGCCGGGCGTTCCGCGCCTACGTGGTGGCGGGGACCACCGTGGGGCTGTTCCTGCCGCTGGCGTACGTGCTCGGGGGCTTCGCTCGCGGCGACGACCACGCCGTGCGCTCCGCCACGCCgcacctcttcctcctctcctgcCAGATCCTGACGGAGAACGTGATCGCCGGGATGGGGATCTTCTCGCCGCCGGTGCGTGCGATTGTGCCGCTGCTCTACACGGTTCGCAGGGTCTTCGTCATCATCGATTGGATCTACGACGTCTGGATCAACAAACCGCTGCCGACCTATGCGTCCGTCAACGATGTGGCTTGGACGTGGTTCGGGAGGTCGCTGGCGACGGCTAACCTGCTCTATTTTTCAATCAACCTGTTTGCTTTCATGATCCCGCGGTTTCTGCCGAGGGCATTCGAGAAGTACTTGAAAGAGAGGGAGGAGATCTACGCGAAGACGGCGGAAGACAAGAGGGCGCGAGCGGCCATGGATCAGCGTGGGGGAGGCAAGAGCGTCGACGGCAAGAAAATGGACTGA